The proteins below come from a single Natranaerofaba carboxydovora genomic window:
- a CDS encoding MFS transporter: MQIGDRNIILVFFLILILVVLGFTGLLIVSDFQMNFVDSLVSTYEVSGRQSVHKIEYSLRYGKPLENFYGIEETLQEVKQDLPEVSEVQIISTDGQVMYDTKGQVEDRVLPEKLQKLSNFGYDSETNYSYGTNDGYYHVFLPIQGQNSEWQGSFQIIFPEDIINSHVTEITTELVIFLIFMSLIGLLVLILLSKWIKFINADGKVNRKNFLVTTMVLLGIIQFIFGFLNYTSFRDEYQKIAQDNASNVSNVINNDIESVLNLGVSYHQLYGLENYLANITDSVPEIGLIRLNSANEVLYSSEDALSYDELADINLNEKDSSMIHLLPMIEDNEQNTAFLEVVLSEDYFAQRMQNILLDSMTVLLLSVILMIEIILFMVIILQWNYDKKGYSKKSPEELSESISPVLKPRIDNRAIRMLVLIVGAAVFMSASFIPLRMQELYDGAFLGMSKDMILGLPISAEMLFAAIAAILVGKVIVSKGWYFSLLLGMIIFGGGLFLSYYAVNSLTFVIARAITGAGYGSTLLAIRGYIVNEIPSEEERKEIFPNYVSGIYAGFIVGTVTGGMLADRLGFAQVFLVALGLCIVALLFVVFLLNPRGQLKNQMNQSLSQTSDTEKLVDKNGSMEENEGSSLAYGVFSFLINPRVLIFFVLVVLPLTISSMFVDYYFPIFAAAEGATTSNVGRAFMLNGFAIAYLGPFLSRHAENKLGSKKALLASGILISGALILFYNVSTLAIAFFVVVMIGVSESFGLVAQNNYFVELRDVKYFGESKALGYYENVRKLGQMMGPLVFGSVLTLGMMGVGIIGITTLALIVLFAFVLTKRN; encoded by the coding sequence ATGCAAATAGGAGATCGCAACATAATTTTAGTATTTTTCTTAATACTTATATTAGTTGTTTTAGGATTTACAGGCCTATTAATCGTATCAGATTTTCAAATGAACTTTGTCGATTCTTTGGTGTCTACGTATGAGGTTTCTGGGCGGCAAAGTGTACATAAAATAGAATATTCTTTGCGGTATGGTAAGCCTTTAGAAAACTTTTATGGTATAGAAGAGACTTTACAGGAGGTTAAGCAGGACCTGCCCGAAGTTAGTGAAGTTCAAATTATATCTACTGATGGTCAGGTTATGTATGATACAAAAGGGCAAGTAGAGGATAGAGTACTACCCGAAAAACTTCAGAAATTATCAAACTTTGGTTATGATAGTGAAACAAATTATAGTTATGGAACAAATGATGGTTATTATCATGTTTTTTTGCCTATTCAGGGTCAAAATTCAGAGTGGCAGGGTAGTTTTCAAATTATATTCCCCGAAGATATAATAAATAGTCATGTGACGGAAATTACTACAGAACTTGTTATTTTTTTAATTTTTATGTCACTTATAGGTCTTTTAGTCCTGATATTATTAAGTAAATGGATTAAGTTTATAAATGCCGATGGAAAAGTAAATAGAAAGAATTTTTTGGTAACAACTATGGTTCTATTAGGGATAATTCAGTTTATTTTCGGATTTCTAAATTATACTTCATTTAGGGATGAGTATCAAAAGATAGCACAGGACAATGCTTCTAATGTGAGTAATGTAATAAATAATGACATAGAGTCGGTACTTAATCTTGGTGTTTCCTATCATCAGCTGTATGGGTTAGAAAACTATTTGGCAAACATTACAGACAGTGTTCCTGAAATAGGCCTAATAAGGTTAAACTCTGCAAATGAGGTTCTATATTCATCAGAAGATGCCCTTAGTTATGATGAATTAGCTGATATCAATCTAAATGAAAAAGATAGCTCTATGATTCATTTGCTTCCTATGATTGAAGATAATGAACAAAATACAGCTTTTTTAGAGGTCGTATTATCCGAAGACTATTTTGCCCAGAGAATGCAGAACATACTGTTAGATAGCATGACAGTGCTTCTTCTATCAGTTATTCTGATGATTGAAATTATTTTATTTATGGTTATTATTTTGCAGTGGAATTATGACAAAAAAGGATATTCAAAAAAGTCACCCGAAGAACTCTCAGAATCAATAAGTCCTGTTCTAAAACCCAGGATAGATAACAGGGCAATTAGGATGCTAGTATTAATTGTTGGAGCTGCGGTTTTTATGTCGGCTTCATTTATTCCCCTTCGTATGCAGGAATTATATGATGGCGCGTTTTTGGGGATGTCAAAAGATATGATATTGGGGCTTCCTATTTCAGCAGAGATGCTATTTGCTGCTATTGCAGCAATTTTAGTTGGGAAAGTGATCGTAAGCAAAGGGTGGTATTTTTCCTTACTTTTAGGCATGATTATTTTTGGCGGGGGATTGTTTTTATCATATTATGCAGTTAATAGTTTAACCTTTGTAATAGCCAGGGCTATTACAGGCGCTGGCTATGGTTCTACTTTATTAGCAATTAGAGGCTATATTGTCAATGAAATACCTTCAGAGGAAGAGAGAAAAGAAATATTCCCAAATTACGTTTCAGGTATTTATGCCGGTTTTATTGTTGGCACTGTTACAGGTGGTATGTTAGCTGATAGGTTGGGATTTGCACAGGTGTTTTTAGTGGCCCTTGGTCTATGTATTGTTGCACTTCTGTTTGTGGTTTTCTTATTAAATCCTAGAGGACAGTTAAAAAATCAAATGAATCAGTCACTGTCCCAAACATCTGATACAGAAAAATTGGTCGATAAAAATGGTTCGATGGAGGAAAATGAGGGTAGCTCATTAGCATATGGAGTTTTTTCTTTTTTGATTAATCCAAGGGTTTTAATCTTCTTTGTGTTGGTTGTATTACCTCTTACTATTAGCAGCATGTTTGTTGATTATTACTTCCCAATATTTGCAGCTGCAGAAGGAGCTACTACTTCGAACGTAGGAAGAGCTTTTATGTTAAATGGTTTTGCAATTGCCTATCTTGGTCCTTTCTTAAGTAGACATGCAGAAAATAAACTGGGTTCGAAAAAAGCCCTTCTCGCTTCTGGCATTTTAATTTCCGGGGCATTGATTTTATTTTATAATGTAAGCACCCTGGCAATAGCTTTTTTTGTTGTAGTAATGATAGGTGTATCAGAGAGCTTTGGCCTTGTAGCTCAAAACAATTATTTCGTTGAGTTGAGAGATGTCAAATATTTTGGTGAAAGTAAAGCACTTGGATATTATGAAAATGTTCGCAAACTAGGGCAGATGATGGGACCTCTTGTCTTCGGTAGTGTTCTTACTCTTGGTATGATGGGAGTAGGTATTATTGGGATAACGACCCTTGCACTGATTGTACTATTTGCATTTGTGTTGACAAAGAGAAATTAA